One window of the Pseudomonas knackmussii B13 genome contains the following:
- a CDS encoding YciC family protein, producing MNPISILRDTWFFFSRHLGTLLPLCLPWIVLESLTQQQLSLAAQSQQFAPWGMAAGLVFYPIYTASLLLYLIDFGEERRRGVSELWRAALRLWPAFALLSALSSLLIVIGFSLMILPGIYVMIKLAFAEVLLVKRGLRPLDAIRESFRLTNGHFFLLLTTVLVILAPTWALQGYIEQLNDEAAGYGLALNALSGFFQLLLTVLTYRIYMLGPEREQGSEQA from the coding sequence ATGAATCCCATCTCCATCCTGCGCGATACCTGGTTCTTCTTCAGCCGCCACCTCGGCACCCTGCTGCCGCTGTGCCTGCCGTGGATCGTCCTCGAGAGCCTGACCCAGCAACAGCTGAGCCTCGCCGCGCAGTCCCAGCAGTTCGCACCTTGGGGCATGGCCGCCGGCCTGGTCTTCTACCCCATCTACACCGCCAGCCTGCTGCTCTACCTGATCGACTTCGGCGAGGAGCGCCGACGTGGCGTCAGCGAGCTGTGGCGCGCCGCGCTGCGCCTGTGGCCGGCTTTCGCGCTGCTTTCGGCGCTGAGCTCGCTGCTGATCGTCATCGGCTTCTCGCTGATGATCCTTCCGGGCATCTACGTGATGATCAAGCTGGCCTTCGCCGAGGTGCTGCTGGTCAAGCGCGGGCTGCGTCCGCTGGATGCCATCCGCGAGAGCTTCCGCCTGACCAACGGGCACTTCTTCCTGCTGCTGACCACGGTACTGGTGATACTCGCGCCGACCTGGGCACTGCAGGGTTACATCGAGCAGTTGAACGACGAGGCGGCTGGCTACGGCCTGGCGCTCAACGCCCTGAGCGGCTTCTTCCAGTTGCTGCTGACGGTGCTCACCTACCGCATCTACATGCTCGGCCCGGAACGCGAGCAGGGCAGCGAGCAAGCCTGA
- a CDS encoding DUF2076 domain-containing protein, producing MKSEEQTLIEGLFTRLQEAERQSAPRDAQAEAQINQYLVRQPAAPYYMAQAMLIQEAAIKRLDQRVKELEAQVAQQQENRPSSGGFLAGLFGGGQREAAPQPQQQQRPDGWGQTRFSQPAGAGYASNPNDFRPAAAPQAAPAQGGGFMRGALQTAAGVAGGMVVADLLTNMFHHSQPQEIVEVIQEQVPVDRFDQQPTNFDDSLSSLGGDNYADSGFTDSNYDDGGFGGGDSSFFDDDGDMFS from the coding sequence ATGAAATCCGAAGAGCAAACCCTGATCGAAGGCCTGTTCACCCGCCTGCAGGAAGCCGAGCGCCAATCCGCGCCGCGCGACGCCCAGGCCGAGGCGCAGATCAACCAGTACCTGGTGCGCCAGCCCGCAGCGCCCTACTACATGGCGCAGGCGATGCTGATCCAGGAAGCGGCGATCAAGCGGCTCGACCAGCGTGTGAAGGAGCTGGAAGCCCAGGTCGCCCAGCAGCAGGAAAACCGCCCGAGCAGCGGCGGCTTCCTCGCCGGCCTGTTCGGCGGCGGTCAGCGCGAGGCCGCGCCGCAGCCGCAACAACAGCAGCGCCCTGATGGCTGGGGGCAGACCCGCTTCTCGCAGCCGGCTGGCGCCGGTTATGCCAGCAACCCGAATGACTTTCGTCCGGCCGCTGCGCCCCAGGCGGCTCCCGCCCAGGGTGGCGGCTTCATGCGTGGCGCGTTGCAGACCGCTGCGGGCGTAGCCGGCGGCATGGTGGTGGCGGACCTGCTGACCAACATGTTCCACCACTCGCAGCCGCAGGAAATCGTCGAGGTGATCCAGGAGCAGGTGCCGGTGGATCGCTTCGACCAGCAGCCGACCAACTTCGACGACAGCCTGTCCTCGCTCGGCGGAGACAACTACGCGGACAGCGGCTTCACCGACAGCAACTATGACGACGGCGGCTTCGGCGGCGGCGATTCGAGCTTCTTCGACGACGACGGCGACATGTTCAGCTGA
- a CDS encoding NYN domain-containing protein: MKTLALFADVQNLYYTVRQAYGCHFNYTALWEELSRDGQIVEAYAYAIDRGDARQQQFQRILRNLGFEVKLKPYIQRSDGSAKGDWDVGITIDILDAVPRVDEIVLCSGDGDFDLLLQRVRAQGKDATAYGVPGLTAQALIRSATRYVPIEGSLLLRH; encoded by the coding sequence TTGAAGACCCTCGCCCTGTTCGCCGATGTGCAGAACCTCTACTACACGGTTCGCCAGGCCTACGGCTGCCATTTCAACTACACCGCGCTCTGGGAAGAGTTGAGCCGCGACGGCCAGATCGTCGAGGCCTATGCCTACGCCATCGACCGTGGCGACGCCCGCCAGCAGCAGTTCCAGCGCATCCTGCGCAACCTCGGCTTCGAGGTGAAGCTCAAGCCCTACATCCAGCGCAGCGACGGCTCGGCCAAGGGCGACTGGGACGTCGGCATCACCATCGACATTCTCGACGCGGTGCCGCGGGTGGACGAAATCGTCCTGTGCTCCGGCGACGGCGACTTCGATTTGCTGCTGCAGCGCGTCCGCGCCCAGGGCAAGGACGCCACCGCCTACGGCGTGCCGGGGCTCACTGCGCAGGCGCTGATCCGCTCGGCGACGCGCTACGTGCCCATCGAAGGCAGCCTGCTGCTGCGCCACTGA
- a CDS encoding DEAD/DEAH box helicase, translated as MTFAELGLIEPLLRALDGLDYQKPTPVQAQAIPAVLKGRDLLAAAQTGTGKTAGFALPLLQKLLQEGPQVAANSIRALVLVPTRELAEQVHESFRVYGQHVPLRTAVAYGGVSINPQMMKLRKGVDVLVATPGRLLDLYRQNALKFTQLQVLVLDEADRMLDLGFARELDEVFAALPKRRQTLLFSATFSEAIRKMAGGLLRDPLSIEVAPRNTAAKTVKQQLITVDKKRKAELFLHLLQSRGWRQALVFAKTRKGVDELVGRLQAEGLAADSIHGDKPQPSRLRALQRFKDGEVNFLVATDVAARGLDIEEMPLVVNFDLPIVAEDYVHRIGRTGRAGASGQALSLVCADEVQQLAAIETLIGQLLTRSEEDGFEAEHRVPQTTLGGQLVKKPKKPKQPKVPEGKPGKVHLGNLLDDKPQVKAVRKAPGFAKAPAGKKPSAPKGKGR; from the coding sequence ATGACCTTCGCCGAACTCGGCCTGATCGAACCCCTGCTGCGCGCCCTCGACGGGCTCGACTACCAGAAGCCGACGCCGGTGCAGGCGCAGGCGATTCCCGCCGTGCTCAAGGGCCGCGACCTGCTCGCCGCGGCGCAGACCGGCACCGGCAAGACCGCCGGCTTCGCGCTGCCTTTGCTGCAGAAACTGCTCCAGGAAGGCCCGCAGGTGGCCGCCAACTCGATTCGCGCGCTGGTGCTGGTGCCGACCCGCGAGCTGGCCGAGCAGGTCCACGAGAGCTTCCGTGTCTACGGCCAGCACGTGCCGCTGCGCACGGCGGTGGCCTACGGCGGGGTGAGCATCAACCCGCAGATGATGAAGCTGCGCAAGGGCGTCGACGTGCTGGTCGCCACCCCGGGCCGGTTGCTCGACCTGTACCGGCAGAACGCCCTGAAATTCACCCAACTGCAGGTGCTGGTGCTCGACGAAGCCGACCGCATGCTCGACCTGGGCTTCGCCCGCGAGCTGGACGAGGTGTTCGCCGCGCTGCCCAAGCGCCGCCAGACCCTGCTGTTCTCCGCGACCTTCTCCGAGGCGATCCGCAAGATGGCCGGCGGCCTGCTGCGCGACCCGCTGTCCATCGAAGTGGCACCTCGCAACACCGCGGCGAAGACAGTCAAGCAACAGCTCATCACCGTGGACAAGAAGCGTAAGGCCGAGCTGTTCCTGCACCTGCTGCAGAGCCGCGGCTGGCGCCAGGCGCTGGTGTTCGCCAAGACCCGCAAGGGCGTCGACGAACTGGTTGGTCGCCTGCAGGCCGAAGGCCTGGCCGCCGATTCGATCCACGGCGACAAGCCGCAGCCGTCGCGCCTGCGCGCGCTGCAGCGGTTCAAGGACGGCGAGGTGAACTTCCTGGTCGCCACCGACGTCGCCGCGCGCGGCCTCGACATCGAGGAGATGCCGCTGGTGGTCAACTTCGACCTGCCGATCGTCGCCGAGGACTACGTCCACCGCATCGGCCGTACCGGTCGCGCCGGGGCCAGCGGCCAGGCGCTGTCGCTGGTCTGCGCCGATGAAGTGCAGCAGTTGGCGGCCATCGAAACGCTGATCGGCCAACTGCTGACGCGCAGCGAAGAGGACGGTTTCGAGGCCGAGCACCGGGTGCCGCAGACCACCCTTGGCGGCCAGTTGGTGAAGAAGCCGAAGAAGCCCAAGCAACCCAAGGTCCCCGAGGGCAAGCCCGGCAAGGTCCACCTGGGCAACCTGCTGGACGACAAGCCGCAGGTGAAGGCGGTGCGCAAGGCGCCGGGCTTCGCCAAGGCGCCGGCAGGCAAGAAGCCGAGCGCGCCCAAGGGCAAGGGGCGCTGA
- a CDS encoding SDR family oxidoreductase, which translates to MQRKVFSSKVYLHKTVLVTGGCSGIGRALVLRFAQAGARPVILDLDQAALDSLVQHLQQHLNVEALGLRCDIADPEAVRQAVALAVERFGGIDVLINNAGITHRSLFAETDLKVFQRVMAVNFYGALHCTQAALPSLVARQGQIIVLSSLTGFAPLLYRSAYNASKHALHGLFDTLRMELDGTGVAITLACPGFTATDLRKNALVGDGSVIRQPATVLGSEVASPRDVAEAIYQGALRRKRLLVLSNVNWRARILARYFPRLFERLLVPRMSGLKPGPR; encoded by the coding sequence ATGCAACGCAAGGTCTTTTCCAGCAAGGTCTACCTGCACAAGACGGTGCTCGTCACCGGCGGCTGCTCGGGGATCGGCCGCGCCCTGGTGCTGCGTTTCGCCCAGGCCGGCGCGCGTCCGGTGATCCTCGATCTCGACCAGGCGGCGCTCGACAGCCTGGTGCAGCACCTGCAGCAGCATCTCAACGTCGAAGCCCTCGGCCTGCGCTGCGACATCGCCGATCCGGAAGCTGTGCGACAAGCGGTGGCACTGGCGGTCGAGCGCTTCGGCGGCATCGACGTGCTGATCAACAACGCCGGCATCACCCACCGCAGCCTGTTCGCCGAGACCGACCTGAAGGTCTTCCAGCGGGTCATGGCGGTGAACTTCTATGGTGCCCTGCATTGCACCCAGGCGGCGCTGCCCAGCCTGGTCGCGCGGCAGGGGCAGATCATCGTGCTCAGTTCGCTGACCGGCTTCGCGCCGCTGCTCTATCGCAGCGCCTACAACGCCAGCAAGCATGCCCTGCACGGTCTGTTCGACACCTTGCGCATGGAATTAGACGGGACCGGTGTGGCGATCACCCTGGCTTGTCCGGGCTTCACCGCCACCGACCTGCGCAAGAACGCCCTGGTCGGCGATGGTTCGGTGATCCGCCAGCCGGCCACCGTACTGGGTAGCGAAGTGGCCTCGCCACGCGACGTGGCCGAGGCTATCTACCAGGGCGCGCTGCGCCGCAAGCGGTTGCTGGTGCTGTCCAACGTCAATTGGCGGGCGCGCATCCTGGCGCGCTACTTCCCGCGCCTGTTCGAGCGTCTGCTGGTGCCCAGGATGTCGGGCCTGAAACCGGGGCCGCGCTGA